A part of Candidatus Dormiibacterota bacterium genomic DNA contains:
- a CDS encoding polymer-forming cytoskeletal protein produces MDTQTATPQTPPATAADRPRTGEGAAVAAGTISLGAQDQLIGRLVYDGNLQVQGVLEGEAMVTGALQVDGGGTVKAKLSAQQLTVRGIVDGDAVVRDRLLIAGSGIITGDVKVGRLVIEDGAVLNGNVTMERLVTGGSPANPRPGTATAKR; encoded by the coding sequence ATGGATACGCAGACGGCGACGCCCCAGACCCCACCGGCGACCGCTGCCGACCGGCCACGGACCGGCGAGGGCGCGGCGGTGGCGGCCGGCACCATCAGCCTCGGTGCGCAGGACCAGCTGATCGGACGCCTGGTGTACGACGGGAACCTGCAGGTGCAGGGGGTGCTCGAGGGCGAGGCGATGGTCACCGGTGCGCTGCAGGTCGACGGCGGCGGAACCGTGAAGGCGAAGCTGTCGGCGCAGCAGCTGACCGTGCGCGGCATCGTGGACGGGGACGCGGTGGTGCGCGACCGGCTGCTGATCGCCGGGTCGGGGATCATCACCGGCGACGTCAAGGTCGGCCGCCTGGTGATTGAGGACGGAGCTGTCCTCAACGGCAATGTCACGATGGAGCGGCTGGTGACCGGGGGCTCACCGGCCAATCCCCGCCCCGGGACCGCCACCGCAAAGCGGTGA